The Salvelinus sp. IW2-2015 linkage group LG15, ASM291031v2, whole genome shotgun sequence genome includes a region encoding these proteins:
- the LOC139028756 gene encoding tight junction protein ZO-1-like: protein MLTERNERDVIPNKNRAEQLSSVQYTLPKTPGGDRADFWRFRGLRTSKRNLRKSREDLSAQPVQTKFPAYERVVLREAGFLRPVVIFGSIADVAREKLAREEPDLFELASE, encoded by the exons agagacGTCATCCCCAACAAGAAcag GGCAGAGCAGTTGTCCAGTGTGCAGTACACCCTCCCCAAAACGCCAGGGGGCGACAGGGCTGACTTCTGGAGGTTCCGTGGTCTGCGGACCTCCAAGAGGAAcctgaggaagagcagagaggaccTGTCTGCCCAGCCGGTCCAGACCAAGTTCCCTGCCTATGAGAGGGTGGTGCTGAGAGAGG CTGGGTTCCTGAGGCCTGTGGTGATCTTTGGGTCCATCGCAGACGTGGcaagagagaagctggccagagaGGAGCCTGACTTGTTTGAGCTTGCCAGTGAGTAG
- the LOC139028838 gene encoding tight junction protein ZO-1-like: MNNMNDGWYGALKETIQQQQNQLVWVSEGKADGAPDDDMDLHDDRLSYLSAPGSEYSMYSTDSRHTSDSRGHGHRGRGLHRPGLDETLNDEVGLPTEPAITRSSEPVREDPPVIQEPWVRRVPAHSAARPLNRIDPAGSRHQGPAGTVYESRASALLSRIRGVREEGVLAPLLKQCFKTVLSTSTKTNKKDGKKFVYLSIYSLSLFVCVFLFFEEKKEKSKNKLDCYNQYSYVLV, translated from the exons ATGAATAATATGAATGACGGGTGGTACGGTGCCCTGAAGGAGACCATTCAACAGCAGCAGAACCAGCTGGTGTGGGTTTCAGAGGGAAAG GCGGACGGTGCTCCAGATGATGACATGGATCTGCATGATGACCGTCTGTCGTACCTGTCGGCTCCGGGCAGTGAGTACTCCATGTACAGCACGGACAGCCGCCACACCTCCGACTCACGAGGACACGGACACAGAGGGCGGGGCCTACACCGACCAGGACTAGACGAGACGCTGAACGACGAGGTGGGCCTGCCCACTGAGCCCGCCATCACCCGCTCCTCGGAGCCCGTCCGAGAGGACCCGCCAGTAATCCAGGAGCCCTGGGTACGGCGGGTACCAGCACACAGTGCAGCCCGACCCCTGAACCGGATCGACCCAGCCGGTTCAAGGCACCAGGGCCCAGCAGGTACCGTTTATGAGAGCCGTGCATCTGCCCTGTTGTCTCGAATCCGTGGTGTGCGTGAGGAGGGTGTTCTGGCGCCGCTATTGAAGCAGTGTTTTAAAACAGTATTATCTACtagcacaaaaacaaacaaaaaagatggaaagaaatttgtGTACTTAAGTATTTATTCACTATCGTTGTTTGTgtgcgtttttttattttttgaagaaaaaaaagaaaaaagcaagAATAAGCTTGACTGTTATAATCAGTATTCATACGTGTTAGTGTGA
- the LOC139028873 gene encoding tight junction protein ZO-1-like translates to MDTFTRTRDNRSKYQHNNINCPVAQRSHPCQCSGDDDEDEGHTVVGPRPAGVFTVMRGVLQPIETGVSIINRPTGGHPRGREQEIYFKVCRDNSILPPLDKEKGETLLSPLVMCGPHGLKFLKPVELRLPHCASMTPDGWSFALKSSDSSSGDPKSWQNQSLPGDPNYLVGANCVSVLIDHF, encoded by the exons ATGGACACCTTCACACGCACCAGGGACAACAGGTCCAAGTACCAGCACAACAACATCAACTGCCCTGTTGCGCAACGGAGCCATCCCTGTCAG TGCTCtggagatgatgatgaggatgaaggtCACACGGTGGTTGGGCCACGGCCCGCGGGGGTCTTCACTGTAATGCGGGGTGTGCTGCAGCCCATCGAGACGGGTGTCAGCATCATCAATCGCCCGACAGGGGGCCATCCCCGAGGGCGTGAACAGGAGATCTACTTCAAAGTCTGCCGGGACAACAGCATCCTGCCCCCCCTGGACAAGGAGAAAG GAGAGACCCTGCTCAGCCCGCTGGTGATGTGTGGCCCTCACGGCCTCAAGTTCCTGAAGCCTGTGGAGCTGCGTTTACCTCACTGTGCGTCTATGACCCCAGATGGTTGGTCTTTTGCTCTAAAATCCTCCGACTCCTCGTCGG gtGATCCCAAGAGTTGGCAGAATCAGTCTCTCCCAGGAGACCCCAACTACCTGGTGGGAGCcaactgtgtgtctgtgctcATCGACCACTTCTGA